One Solanum pennellii chromosome 10, SPENNV200 genomic region harbors:
- the LOC107032444 gene encoding gibberellin 2-beta-dioxygenase 1-like, with product MVVLSRQVVNEQLSSIIKNYKSPFPCNNYIPQIDISKPESKNQLVKACEEFGFFKVVDHGVPMEFITKLELEAIKFFSSPMSQKEKIGPLDPFGYGNKKIGPNGDVGWVEYILLSTNSDFNYQKFASILGLNPKDIRDAVNDYVLAMKKMACEILEMLAEGLKIHPKNVFSKLLMDEKSDSLFRLNHYPPCPDEFQEYNGRNLIGFGEHTDPQIISLLRSNNTCGLQISLVDGHWISVPPDQNSFFINVGDSLQVMTNGRFKSVKHRVLANSVKSRLSMIYFGGPPLSEKIAPLASLLIKGDEDSLYKEFTWFEYKSSAYKSRLADNRLVLFEKLK from the exons ATGGTGGTGTTGTCTAGGCAAGTAGTTAATGAACAATTATCCTCCATAATCAAGAATTACAAATCCCCTTTCCCTTGTAATAATTATATTCCAcaaattgatatttcaaaacCAGAAAGCAAGAATCAACTTGTTAAAGCTTGTGAAGAATTTGGTTTCTTTAAAGTTGTAGATCATGGTGTCCCTATGGAATTTATTACAAAACTTGAATTAGAAGCCATAAAATTCTTTTCATCTCCTATgtctcaaaaagaaaaaataggacCCCTTGACCCTTTTGGCTATGGGAATAAGAAAATTGGACCTAATGGTGATGTTGGTTGGGTTGAATACATTCTTTTGTCAACAAATTCTGACTTCAATTACCAAAAATTTGCATCTATTTTGGGTCTCAATCCAAAAGATATAAG AGATGCTGTGAATGATTATGTACTAGCAATGAAGAAAATGGCTTGTGAGATTCTTGAAATGTTAGCTGAGGGATTAAAAATTCATCCAAAAAATGTATTTAGTAAGCTTTTAATGGATGAAAAAAGTGATTCACTTTTTAGGTTAAATCATTATCCTCCATGTCctgatgaatttcaagaataTAATGGAAGAAATTTAATTGGATTTGGTGAACATACTGATCCacaaattatttctttattaagaTCTAATAACACTTGTGGACTTCAAATTTCACTTGTTGATGGACATTGGATTTCTGTCCCACCTGATCAAAATTCATTCTTCATCAATGTTGGTgattcattgcag gtgATGACAAATGGGAGGTTTAAGAGTGTAAAACATAGAGTTTTGGCCAATAGTGTAAAATCAAGACTCtcaatgatttattttggagGACCACCATTGAGTGAAAAGATAGCACCATTGGCATCACTATTAATAAAAGGGGATGAAGACAGCTTGTACAAAGAATTTACATGGTTTGAGTACAAAAGTTCAGCATATAAATCTAGATTGGCTGATAATAGGTTGGTCCTATTTGAGAAATTAAAGTAG
- the LOC107002251 gene encoding mitogen-activated protein kinase 19-like isoform X1 encodes MMQQDHRKKNTKEVEFFTEYGEANRYKILEVVGKGSYGVVCAAIDTHTGEKVAIKKITDIFEHASDAIRILREIKLLRLLRHPDIVDIKRIMLPPSKRDFKDIYVVFELMESDLHHVIKANDDLSHEHHRFFLYQMLRALKYMHTANVYHRDLKPKNILANANCKLKICDLGLARVSFSDTPTTALWTDYVATRWYRAPELCGSFFSKYTPAIDIWSIGCIFAEVLTGKPLFPGKSVVHQLDLMTDLLGTPSADTISGVRNEKARKYLTSMRKKNPVPFTEKFPGADPLVLRLLQRLLAFDPKDRPTAEEALSDPYFKGLAKIEREPSCRPISNLEFEFERRRVTKEDIKELIFREILEYHPQLQKDYIAGNDGTNFLYPSATDQFRRQFAYLEENNDKSGPVIPLGRKHVSLPRSSVNSSSDPPKARQNFSVFDHTQVTEKSSTDVRVAEKTSGTIQNISRPPHRVHAAKPGRVVGPILPYDGRMLTQNTGLLPHGIFPHYMFRMNPGNREKCGTEAKDATQVRPLPAQCNMSVEMNTNPYYPAQEKVAQLGGQIAIDAKLLQAQTQFGAVGAAAVAVAAHREVGTIQYSLT; translated from the exons ATGATGCAACAAGATCATCGCAAGAAG AATACCAAAGAAGTGGAGTTCTTTACAGAGTATGGAGAGGCAAATAGGTATAAAATCCTGGAAGTTGTAGGGAAGGGAAGCTATGGAGTTGTTTGTGCTGCCATTGACACCCATACTGGAGAAAAAGTGGCAATTAAGAAAATAACTGATATTTTCGAGCACGCCTCTGATGCTATTCGAATTTTGCGCGAAATTAAATTGCTTAGACTTTTAAGGCATCCTGATATCGTGGACATCAAGAGAATCATGTTACCACCTTCAAAACGAGACTTCAaagatatttatgttgtttttgaGCTTATGGAGTCTGATCTTCACCATGTTATTAAGGCTAATGATGACTTGTCACATGAACACCATCGCTTTTTTCTATATCAGATGCTACGAGCACTGAAATATATGCACACAG CGAATGTGTACCATCGAGATCTTAAGCCAAAAAATATATTGGCAAATGCAAACTGTAAACTCAAAATATGTGACTTAGGATTggcaagggtttcattcagtgATACTCCAACCACAGCACTTTGGACG GATTATGTTGCTACAAGGTGGTACAGGGCTCCTGAACTGTGTGGATCTTTCTTTTCCAAG TATACACCTGCCATTGATATTTGGAGTATCGGCTGCATTTTCGCGGAGGTACTGACAGGAAAACCGTTGTTCCCGGGAAAAAGTGTTGTTCATCAGTTAGATTTGATGACTGACCTTCTGGGGACGCCATCAGCTGATACCATATCTGGG GTTCGTAATGAGAAGGCAAGAAAGTATTTGACAAGCATGCGGAAAAAGAATCCAGTTCCTTTTACAGAGAAATTTCCAGGTGCAGATCCTCTGGTGCTCCGATTGTTGCAGAGGTTGTTAGCATTTGATCCAAAGGATCGACCTACTGCTGAAGAG GCTTTATCTGATCCTTATTTCAAAGGACTGGCCAAGATTGAGAGGGAACCTTCTTGTCGACCAATCTCAAATCTGGAATTTGAATTTGAGAGACGAAGGGTAACAAAGGAGGACATTAAGGAATTAATTTTTCGGGAGATATTGGAATATCATCCTCAACTTCAAAAGGATTACATTGCTGGAAATGATGGCACAAATTTTCTCTATCCTAG TGCAACTGATCAGTTTAGAAGGCAATTTGCTTATCTTGaggaaaataatgataaaagtgGGCCAGTTATTCCTCTTGGTAGAAAGCACGTTTCTCTTCCACG ATCTTCGGTCAATTCCAGTAGTGATCCCCCAAAAGCTAGGCAGAACTTCTCTGTGTTTGATCATACGCAAGTAACAGAAAAATCATCTACTGATGTTAGAGTCGCAGAGAAAACTTCAGGAACTATACAAAACATTTCACGACCACCACATCGAGTCCATGCAG CCAAACCTGGGAGAGTTGTAGGGCCAATTTTACCATATGACGGAAGAATGCTTACACAGAATACTGGCCTCCTTCCTCATGGCATTTTTCCACATTATATGTTCAGGATGAACCCAGGGAATCGAGAGAAGTGTGGGACAGAAGCCAAGGACGCCACTCAAGTTAGACCCCTACCTGCACAATGCAACATGAGTGTTGAGATGAACACCAACCCGTATTATCCAGCACAAGAAAAAGTAGCACAGTTGGGTGGTCAAATTGCAATAGATGCAAAACTACTACAGGCACAAACCCAATTTGGTGCTGTCGGTGCTGCAGCTGTTGCAGTTGCAGCTCACAGAGAGGTTGGCACCATCCAGTATAGCCTGACTTAG
- the LOC107032391 gene encoding pentatricopeptide repeat-containing protein At3g14580, mitochondrial has translation MFSCRYRSLIHKLYFPFSLQRSNLGTPSSPFSSSQIQNSDWLSSNEVIKIFQNLKNPNSALTLLNQISNRKDYRPNEAIYSVVVKNLAIAKNFDAIETLMEKIKIERKCRLSDEFFYNVIKIYGNLAGRINRSIDTLFDMPNYKCFPSVKTFNFVLNLLVNTKQFDVVHKVYVRGSELGVEIDACCLNIIIKGLCRCGEIDAAYKVFDEFPKQNCSPNVRTFSTIMHALCDHGRVDEALSLLDRMENENVEPDAIVFNTLISGLRKQRRVDEGIDMFKKVMLKGCDPNPGTYQEVLYALLDAKRFLEAKDFMAVMIGKRVNPSFESYKVIVHGLCDGKLVGDLDWVLKQMVRHGFVPRMGMWKKILGCLFPDGGCCTTCTYNEILAD, from the coding sequence ATGTTTTCATGTCGATACAGATCCTTAATTCACaaattatattttccattttctcTTCAAAGATCAAATCTTGGAACCCCATCATCTCCATTTTCATCATCTCAAATCCAAAACTCAGATTGGTTAAGCTCAAATGAAGTTATCaagatttttcaaaatcttAAAAACCCAAATTCAGCTCTAACTCTACTCAATCAAATCTCAAATCGAAAAGATTACAGACCCAATGAAGCCATTTATAGTGTAGTTGTTAAAAACTTAGCGATTGCTAAGAATTTTGATGCAATTGAAACCCTTATGGAGAAAATCAAAATCGAAAGGAAATGTAGACTTTCTGATGAGTTTTTCTATAATGTTATTAAGATTTATGGGAATTTAGCTGGTAGAATCAACAGATCAATCGATACCCTTTTCGATATGCCTAATTATAAGTGTTTTCCCAGTGTGAAGACTTTCAATTTTGTACTGAATTTGCTTGTGAATACTAAGCAATTTGATGTTGTTCATAAGGTTTACGTTCGTGGTTCCGAGTTGGGTGTTGAGATTGATGCTTGTTGTTTGAATATAATCATTAAAGGGCTTTGTCGTTGTGGAGAGATTGATGCTGCATATAAGGTGTTTGATGAATTTCCTAAACAGAATTGTTCACCCAATGTTAGAACTTTTTCTActataatgcatgcattatgTGATCATGGTCGCGTTGATGAGGCATTGAGTTTGTTAGATAGGATGGAGAATGAGAATGTTGAACCAGATGCCATTGTGTTTAACACGTTGATATCGGGGCTGAGGAAGCAAAGGCGAGTTGACGAGGGGATTGATATGTTCAAGAAAGTAATGCTGAAAGGTTGTGATCCGAATCCAGGGACTTATCAGGAGGTGTTGTATGCTTTGCTTGATGCTAAGAGGTTTTTGGAGGCGAAAGATTTCATGGCTGTAATGATCGGTAAGAGAGTGAATCCAAGTTTCGAGTCTTATAAGGTGATAGTACATGGCCTTTGTGATGGTAAGCTTGTTGGAGATTTAGATTGGGTATTGAAGCAAATGGTGAGACATGGATTCGTTCCGAGGATGGGTATGTGGAAGAAGATTCTTGGTTGCTTGTTTCCCGATGGAGGTTGTTGTACTACTTGTACTTACAATGAGATTCTTGCAGACTAA
- the LOC107002251 gene encoding mitogen-activated protein kinase 19-like isoform X2, whose product MMQQDHRKKNTKEVEFFTEYGEANRYKILEVVGKGSYGVVCAAIDTHTGEKVAIKKITDIFEHASDAIRILREIKLLRLLRHPDIVDIKRIMLPPSKRDFKDIYVVFELMESDLHHVIKANDDLSHEHHRFFLYQMLRALKYMHTANVYHRDLKPKNILANANCKLKICDLGLARVSFSDTPTTALWTDYVATRWYRAPELCGSFFSKYTPAIDIWSIGCIFAEVLTGKPLFPGKSVVHQLDLMTDLLGTPSADTISGVRNEKARKYLTSMRKKNPVPFTEKFPGADPLVLRLLQRLLAFDPKDRPTAEEALSDPYFKGLAKIEREPSCRPISNLEFEFERRRVTKEDIKELIFREILEYHPQLQKDYIAGNDGTNFLYPSATDQFRRQFAYLEENNDKSGPVIPLGRKHVSLPRSSVNSSSDPPKARQNFSVFDHTQVTEKSSTDVRVAEKTSGTIQNISRPPHRVHAG is encoded by the exons ATGATGCAACAAGATCATCGCAAGAAG AATACCAAAGAAGTGGAGTTCTTTACAGAGTATGGAGAGGCAAATAGGTATAAAATCCTGGAAGTTGTAGGGAAGGGAAGCTATGGAGTTGTTTGTGCTGCCATTGACACCCATACTGGAGAAAAAGTGGCAATTAAGAAAATAACTGATATTTTCGAGCACGCCTCTGATGCTATTCGAATTTTGCGCGAAATTAAATTGCTTAGACTTTTAAGGCATCCTGATATCGTGGACATCAAGAGAATCATGTTACCACCTTCAAAACGAGACTTCAaagatatttatgttgtttttgaGCTTATGGAGTCTGATCTTCACCATGTTATTAAGGCTAATGATGACTTGTCACATGAACACCATCGCTTTTTTCTATATCAGATGCTACGAGCACTGAAATATATGCACACAG CGAATGTGTACCATCGAGATCTTAAGCCAAAAAATATATTGGCAAATGCAAACTGTAAACTCAAAATATGTGACTTAGGATTggcaagggtttcattcagtgATACTCCAACCACAGCACTTTGGACG GATTATGTTGCTACAAGGTGGTACAGGGCTCCTGAACTGTGTGGATCTTTCTTTTCCAAG TATACACCTGCCATTGATATTTGGAGTATCGGCTGCATTTTCGCGGAGGTACTGACAGGAAAACCGTTGTTCCCGGGAAAAAGTGTTGTTCATCAGTTAGATTTGATGACTGACCTTCTGGGGACGCCATCAGCTGATACCATATCTGGG GTTCGTAATGAGAAGGCAAGAAAGTATTTGACAAGCATGCGGAAAAAGAATCCAGTTCCTTTTACAGAGAAATTTCCAGGTGCAGATCCTCTGGTGCTCCGATTGTTGCAGAGGTTGTTAGCATTTGATCCAAAGGATCGACCTACTGCTGAAGAG GCTTTATCTGATCCTTATTTCAAAGGACTGGCCAAGATTGAGAGGGAACCTTCTTGTCGACCAATCTCAAATCTGGAATTTGAATTTGAGAGACGAAGGGTAACAAAGGAGGACATTAAGGAATTAATTTTTCGGGAGATATTGGAATATCATCCTCAACTTCAAAAGGATTACATTGCTGGAAATGATGGCACAAATTTTCTCTATCCTAG TGCAACTGATCAGTTTAGAAGGCAATTTGCTTATCTTGaggaaaataatgataaaagtgGGCCAGTTATTCCTCTTGGTAGAAAGCACGTTTCTCTTCCACG ATCTTCGGTCAATTCCAGTAGTGATCCCCCAAAAGCTAGGCAGAACTTCTCTGTGTTTGATCATACGCAAGTAACAGAAAAATCATCTACTGATGTTAGAGTCGCAGAGAAAACTTCAGGAACTATACAAAACATTTCACGACCACCACATCGAGTCCATGCAG GATGA
- the LOC107002006 gene encoding glucan endo-1,3-beta-glucosidase-like, producing MAKATLILFLLLSHISVGTLVLAHEQKTWCVAKPSSDLKTLEENIIYACSQVDCRILQNGCTCYSPNNLMNHASIAMNLYYQANGRNQWNCHFGNSALIVMTDPSYGSCIYE from the exons ATGGCTAAAGCAACTCTCATTCTTTTCCTACTTTTGTCCCACATTTCAG tgGGGACATTGGTGTTAGCACATGAACAG aaaacTTGGTGTGTGGCTAAACCATCATCAGATTTAAAAACattagaagaaaatataatttatgcaTGTTCTCAAGTGGATTGTAGAATATTGCAAAATGGTTGCACTTGTTATTCACCAAATAATCTTATGAACCATGCTTCTATTGCAATGAATCTTTATTATCAAGCTAATGGAAGAAATCAATGGAATTGTCACTTTGGTAATTCTGCCTTAATTGTCATGACAGATCCAA GTTATGGAAGCTGTATCTATGAGTGA
- the LOC107031908 gene encoding DEAD-box ATP-dependent RNA helicase 10 — protein sequence MDESKEETKSFKELGVCDQLIEACDNLGWKNPSKIQAEAMPHAFEGKDLIGLAQTGSGKTGAFAIPILQSLLDSPHAFFACVLSPTRELAIQIAEQFEALGSGIGVKCAVLVGGIDQVQQSIALGKRPHIVVATPGRLLDHLSNTKGFSLRTIKYLVLDEADRLLNEDFEKALDQILNAIPRERRTYLFSATMTKKVRKLQRACLRNPVKIEAASKYSTVDTLKQQYRFLPAKYKDCYLIYILTEMSGSTSMVFTRTCDATRLLALMLRNLGLRAIPISGQMTQDKRLGALNKFKAGECNILICTDVASRGLDIPSVDMVINYDIPTNSKDYIHRVGRTARAGRSGVAISLVNQYELEWYIQIEKLIGKKLPEYPAEEEEVLLLLERVTEAKRISLMKIKETGGKRKHRGGGDDGDDQEVHKYLGVNKKGKQSKKPKRK from the exons ATGGATGAATCCAAAGAAGAAACGAAGTCTTTCAAAGAATTAGGAGTTTGTGATCAATTGATTGAGGCTTGTGATAATTTGGGTTGGAAAAATCCTTCTAAGATACAAGCTGAAGCTATGCCTCATGCCTTTGAAG GCAAAGACCTAATTGGTCTGGCACAAACGGGTTCTGGAAAGACGGGAGCTTTTGCAATTCCTATACTGCAATCCTTATTAGATTCTCCGCATGCCTTTTTTGCCTGTGTTCTCTCTCCAACAAG AGAGCTCGCCATTCAAATTGCTGAACAGTTTGAAGCTTTAGGATCCGGTATTGGAGTAAAATGTGCAGTG CTGGTTGGAGGGATAGATCAAGTACAACAGAGCATTGCCCTCGGGAAACGACCTCACATTGTT GTTGCAACACCTGGTCGCCTCTTGGATCATCTTTCCAATACCAAAGGGTTTTCTCTCCGTACGATAAAGTACTTG GTATTAGATGAGGCGGACAGGTTGCTAAATGAGGATTTTGAGAAGGCCCTCGATCAGATTTTGAATGCTATTCCCCGTGAACGAAGGACTTATCTCTTTTCTGCTACAATGACCAAAAAG GTGCGGAAACTTCAGAGGGCTTGTTTGAGAAATCCTGTTAAG ATTGAAGCTGCATCTAAATATTCCACCGTTGATACACTGAAGCAGCAGTATCGTTTTCTTCCTGCTAAATATAAG GACTGCTATCTTATCTATATTCTGACTGAGATGTCTGGCAGTACATCTATGGTTTTCACTCGTACATGTGATGCAACTCGTCTTCTGGCTTTGATGCTTCGCAACCTTGGCTTGAGAGCCATACCAATTAGTGGTCAGATGACTCAG GATAAAAGGCTTGGAGCTCTAAACAAATTTAAGGCCGGAGAGTGCAATATCCTTATATGCACTGATGTGGCCAGTCGAGGACTTGATATCCCGTCTGTTGATATGGTTATCAACTATGATATTCCAACAAACTCAAAG GATTATATACATAGAGTGGGAAGAACTGCACGAGCAGGACGTTCTGGGGTTGCCATATCATTAGTAAATCAGTATGAGTTGGAGTGGTATATACAGATAGAAAAGCTTATTG GGAAGAAACTACCCGAGTATCCCGCAGAGGAAGAGGAGGTTTTGCTACTCTTGGAGCGTGTCACAGAAGCCAAAAGGATCTCATTGATG AAAATCAAAGAAACTGGTGGGAAAAGGAAACACAGAGGTGGTGGAGATGATGGTGACGATCAAGAGGTTCATAAATACTTGGGAGTTAATAAGAAGGGGAAACAATCAAAGAAGCCAAAGAGAAAATGA
- the LOC107032618 gene encoding uncharacterized protein LOC107032618, which translates to MDTTKKKEKKKEVIRLERESVIPVLKSRLIMTLANLIENDSDRDEFLKLCKRVQYTIRAWYNIQFEDLMGLYALFDPVHGAQSLDQQKLNDDDIDELEQNFLTYLFQVMDKSNFKIASDEELEIANAGQYLLNLPITVDESKLDTKLLSKYFARNPRDEKLPEFADKYVIFRRGIGIDRTTDWFIMEKIDMIIARTWKWLMKKTGGDKFFGKKIYKRNKKPRKKRIPSEEEQDFYVERIRIQNMELTLPNVLSKITIQEPTFERIIVIYRRASEEDEKPDRGIYVKHLKNIPMADLEIVLPEKKNPSLTPMDWVQFIASAVVGLFAVVTSLDMPQADAWVLFAILSTVIGYCAKIYFTFQQNMAQYQNLITQSMYDKQLDSGRGTLLHLCDDVIQQEVKEVIISYFILMEQGKATLIDLDTRCEELIKERFAISCNFDVDDAVQKLEKLGIVSKDEIGRYFCIGLKRANEIIGSTTEELVLKARQGQSGVTNS; encoded by the coding sequence ATGGACACTActaagaaaaaagagaagaagaaagaggtAATACGATTAGAACGCGAATCAGTTATTCCCGTACTCAAATCAAGGTTGATCATGACACTAGCAAATTTAATCGAAAATGATTCAGATCGCGATGAATTTCTCAAGTTATGCAAGAGAGTACAATACACAATCCGCGCTTGGTACAACATTCAATTCGAAGACCTAATGGGCTTATACGCTTTATTTGACCCCGTCCACGGGGCCCAAAGTCTCgatcaacaaaaattaaacgACGATGACATAGATGAGCTAGAACAAAACTTCTTAACATACTTATTCCAAGTCATGGACAAAAGTAACTTCAAAATCGCTAGTGATGAAGAATTAGAGATCGCGAATGCAGGTCAGTACTTATTAAATCTCCCGATAACGGTTGATGAATCGAAACTTGACACTAAACTTTTGTCCAAATACTTTGCTCGTAACCCTCGCGATGAAAAACTCCCCGAATTTGCTGATAAATATGTGATTTTTCGACGTGGAATTGGTATAGATAGAACAACGGATTGGTTTATAATGGAAAAAATCGATATGATCATCGCACGTACATGGAAATGGTTGATGAAAAAAACAGGAGGGGATAAATTTTTcggtaaaaaaatatataaacgtAATAAAAAACCGCGAAAAAAACGAATACCATCGGAGGAGGAACAAGATTTTTACGTAGAAAGAATTAGAATACAAAATATGGAGCTAACGTTACCAAATGTGCTTAGTAAAATCACAATTCAAGAGCCAACGTTCGAAAGAATTATAGTTATTTATAGACGTGCTAGTGAGGAGGACGAAAAACCCGATAGGGGTATTTACGTCAAACACTTGAAAAATATACCGATGGCTGATTTAGAAATTGTGTTACCCGAGAAAAAAAACCCTAGTTTAACCCCTATGGATTGGGTGCAATTTATTGCATCGGCCGTGGTAGGTCTATTCGCGGTTGTTACGTCTCTTGACATGCCTCAAGCTGATGCGTGGGTCTTGTTTGCAATTTTATCGACAGTAATAGGTTATTGTGCTAAGATATATTTtacatttcaacaaaatatggCACAATATCAAAATTTGATCACTCAATCGATGTACGATAAACAATTAGATAGTGGAAGGGGTACGTTACTACATTTATGTGACGATGTGATACAACAAGAGGTTAAAGAAGTTATAATATCGTATTTTATACTTATGGAACAAGGTAAGGCAACGTTGATCGATCTCGATACGCGATGTGAGGAGTTGATAAAGGAGAGATTTGCTATAAGTTGTAATTTTGATGTAGATGATGCAGTGCAAAAGTTGGAGAAACTTGGGATTGTGTCTAAGGATGAAATTGGAAGGTATTTTTGTATTGGACTTAAGAGGGCTAATGAAATTATTGGATCAACTACCGAGGAACTTGTACTTAAAGCAAGACAGGGTCAGTCTGGCGTTACTAATTCATGA